A genomic window from Camelus ferus isolate YT-003-E chromosome 9, BCGSAC_Cfer_1.0, whole genome shotgun sequence includes:
- the ZNF8 gene encoding zinc finger protein 8 has translation MDPEEEAAALAMATEPPAERLQEPVTFRDVAVDFTQEEWGQLGPAQRTLYRDVMLETFGHLLSVGPELPKPEVISQLEQGAELWVAERELAQGCCPGWEPGPEGRAPPREQGLPDEKGEEGLLMEAPCPTTPGEDAGCEGQVPEVPETDQGHLRQLEFSLKEGPVRDGSHESIRLGEDCVVSSDLHPFPEISGAGYLWTHDSQAPSSEQNSSSAGQQTGSGQQLGDGSDCGKAPGPTVPGPEPVRSQAQDKPYKCADCGKSFNHNAHLTVHKRIHTGERPYMCKECGKAFSQNSSLVQHERIHTGDKPYKCAECGKSFCHSTHLTVHRRIHTGEKPYECQDCGRAFNQNSSLGRHRRTHTGEKPYACSVCGKAFSRTTCLFLHLRTHTEERPYECNHCGKGFRHSSSLAQHQRKHVGERLVFEQMPALTKPEWPEPLAPGERAPRSDRPFKCGQCGKCFSQSSHLIRHQITHSREEPRGRGRRRQQPRGRSPHLSRHPLAPSGENPGGGMKAGQPAGRALALFDIHEIMQEKNPVHVIGVEEPPVGTSVLFDIREST, from the exons ATGGACCCGGAGGAGGAAGCGGCTGCACTGGCGATGGCTACGGAGCCGCCGGCGGAACGGCTTCAG GAGCCGGTGACCTTCCGGGACGTGGCCGTGGACTTCACCCAGGAGGAGTGGGGGCAGCTGGGGCCTGCTCAGAGGACGCTGTACCGTGATGTGATGCTGGAGACCTTTGGGCACTTGCTTTCTGTGG GGCCTGAGCTTCCCAAACCTGAAGTCATCTCCCAGCTGGAGCAAGGGGCTGAGCTGTGGGTGGCAGAGAGAGAACTTGCCCAGGGCTGCTGTCCAG GCTGGGAGCCTGGACCTGAAGGCCGAGCGCCACCCCGGGAGCAGGGCCTTCCTGacgagaagggagaggaaggccTCCTGATGGAGGCTCCGTGTCCCACCACCCCTGGGGAAGATGCGGGGTGTGAGGGCCAGGTCCCCGAAGTACCAGAGACAGACCAGGGACATTTGAGGCAATTGGAATTCAGCCTCAAGGAAGGACCAGTTCGAGATGGAAGCCACGAAAGCATCCGACTCGGGGAAGACTGTGTGGTGAGTTCAGACCTGCACCCATTCCCAGAGATCTCTGGGGCAGGATACTTGTGGACCCATGACTCACAGGCTCCCAGCTCGGAACAGAACTCCAGCTCAGCGGGTCAGCAGACGGGCTCAGGACAACAGCTGGGTGATGGCAGTGACTGTGGCAAAGCCCCGGGGCCGACTGTTCCCGGGCCAGAGCCCGTGCGCAGCCAGGCTCAGGATAAACCCTACAAGTGTGCTGACTGCGGGAAGTCCTTCAACCACAACGCGCACCTCACGGTGCACAAGAGGATCCACACGGGAGAGAGGCCGTACATGTGCAAGGAGTGCGGGAAGGCCTTCAGCCAGAACTCCTCCCTGGTCCAGCACGAGCGCATCCACACGGGTGACAAGCCCTACAAGTGCGCCGAGTGCGGCAAGTCTTTCTGCCACAGCACTCACCTCACGGTCCACCGGAGGAtccacaccggggagaagccctACGAGTGTCAGGACTGCGGGCGCGCCTTCAATCAGAACTCCTCCCTGGGCCGCCACCGGCGCACGcacaccggggagaagccctACGCCTGCAGCGTGTGCGGGAAGGCCTTCTCGCGGACCACCTGCCTGTTCCTGCACCTGAGGACTCACACTGAGGAGCGGCCCTATGAGTGCAACCACTGCGGGAAGGGCTTCCggcacagctcttccctggcccAGCACCAGCGCAAGCACGTCGGGGAGAGGCTGGTCTTCGAGCAGATGCCGGCTCTCACGAAGCCTGAGTGGCCGGAACCCCTGGCCCCGGGTGAGAGGGCCCCCCGGAGCGACAGGCCCTTCAAGTGTGGCCAGTGTGGCAAGTGTTTCAGTCAGAGCTCGCACCTCATCCGACACCAGATCACGCACAGCCGGGAGGAGCCCCGCGGCCGAGGCCGGCGGCGCCAGCAGCCCCGTGGCCGGAGCCCGCACCTCAGCCGGCACCCGCTGGCACCCTCGGGCGAGAATCCTGGGGGCGGGATGAAGGCCGGACAGCCTGCTGGCCGAGCGCTTGCCCTGTTTGACATCCATGAAATCATGCAAGAGAAAAACCCAGTGCACGTTATTGGGGTGGAAGAGCCTCCTGTGGGCACGTCTGTGCTATTTGACATCCGAGAATCCACGTAG